The genomic interval TAATTCCATATTCTGCTTCAAATAGTGAAATGATAGAAGTTCTAACTGAAACCGGTGACGATTTAATGCCACCACCACCCTACTTACCTTTAACAAATGCTCAAATTGCAAAAATTAAAGAGTGGATAAATAATGGAGCTACAAATGATGAATGTCAATCATTATGTGACACAAGCGTTTTTACATTCTCAGATGCTATTGCCGGGATTATTGAAAACAATTGTAAAGGCTGTCACAGCGGAGCATCTCCATCTGCAGAAATAAACCTTACCAATTATAACCAAGTAAAATCTATTGCGGATGATGGGAGTTTAATTGAAGTTTTAAATGAATTAAACAACAAACCTCTAATGCCCCCTTCAGGGCTTACTCAATGTGAGATACATCAAATAGAAAAATGGGTTGAATCTGGATCTCAAAACAATTAATAAAATAAAAAAATGAACATAATCAGAATATTTAAATTCATATTAATAATGATTGTTATTGTTGCATTGCAATCATGTTATTACGACAAAGAAGAATTGTTGTATCCCGAGATTTCATCATCGTGCGATACTGTAAATGTTACTTATAGCGAAAATATTTCTCCAATAATTGAAATGAATTGTTTGTCATGTCATTCAAACTCAACTGCTGCAGTTTATGGCTCCGATATAAAATTGGAAAACTTTGAAGACATAGAAATATATGTTACTAATGGCCAATTATTAGGCTCAATTTTGCAAAATTCAGGTTATGAACCAATGCCAAAAGGCAGTGGAAAAATGGACGATTGCAAAATAAAACAATTTGAAATTTGGATTTCCGAAGGTGCTATTAACAATTAAAAAGCAAAACAGATGAAAAATTATATAATCCCATTGATATTAGTTTTCTTTGTAAATATAATATCTGGGCAAGACATAGACGAATTATTGAATGAAGAATTAAACGAAGAAATAAATTATTCAAGTGCAACATTCAAATCTACCCATCTAATAAATGGCCATACAGTCGAACAATTAAAAAAACAGCATTTAGATTTTAGAATTTCGCACCGATTTGGCTCTGTGAATAATGGAATAAGCGATTTTTTCGGAATCGACATTTCGTCCATTCGATTAAATTTGGAATATGGTGTGACAGATTGGTTGATGGTAGGCTATGGCAGAAGTTCCTTTAATAAAACCTACGATGGATTCCTCAAATTTAGAATTGTACGCCAAAGCTCAGGTAAAAAAAATATGCCATTTTCATTAAGCTATTTTGCAAGTTTTGAAGCCTTTACAACCGACTTATCAAATTTAGAAAACAAAAATTACCTATCATCGCGATTTAGTTATGTCCACCAATTTTTAATTGCTCGCAAGTTTAATGAAAAACTATCATTACAAATAAGCCCTACATTAATTCATAAAAACCTGGTGTCAACTGTATTAGATATGAATGATTTATTTGCAATTGGCTTTGGTGGTCGATATAAACTTTCAAAAAGAATTGCTCTAACAGCAGAATACTATTACTCAATTCGAAATGCCAGATATAAACCAAACTACAATGATCCATTGTCTATTGGGATAAATATTGAAACCGGAGGACATGTTTTTCAACTAATGCTATCAAATTCCTCTCTCATGAACGAAGGCGGTTTTATTTCAGGCGAGAACAATGACGATTTTTTCAAAGGTGATATACATCTCGGTTTTAACATTACCAGAATTTTTTCTTTTCAATAATAAATTAAACTCACAATTATGAAAAAGTATATAATAGCCATACTCTCAATGACTTTATTTAGTTTAAATATTCTTTCTCAACAAGTTTATATTGCTAAAAACGGAAATATAAATTTCATTTCTGAAACTTCTATTGAAAATATTAGTGCTAAAAATAATCAAGTCGTTAGCTTTTTAAAAACAAAAAAGGGAGAAATAAATTTTGGAGTTTTAATTAAGTCATTCAAATTTAAAAATGCTCTGATGGAAGAACATTTTAACGAAAATTATATGGAAAGTGATAAATTTCCTAAAGCCAAATTGAATGGCCATATCACTAATATTAAAGATATTAACTTCGGGAAAGAAGGAATTTATTCTGGCATTATTGAAGGAAAACTTAATATTCATGGCATTTCCCACGAAATAAACGCTACAGCACAGATAGAAGTATTGGATAAAAATATAGCAGCAAGCTCCACAATTACAGTAAAACCAGAAGATTATAATATTGAAATTCCTGATTTAGTGAAAGATAAAATTGCAGAAACAATAACAATTAAAATAGATATTATTTACGAACCCTACGAAAAATAATATGAATTTAAAGATTGGTGGATAAAAAAACGCAATTTTCTTGCTTGCAACACTATTAAAACCAAAATTAAGATGAAAAAAACAACCATAATATTGACAGTTAGCTTGATTCTTATAATTTGCAGTATTGGAGCATATCTATACATATTTCACAAGCCACATAAAAATACATTCAATTTGAAAGCAGAGCATACTATTTCGGCTTCCGAACTATTTTCTGCATATGAAGAAGACGAAGATAAAGCAAATGCGAAATATTTGGGAACAATTATACAAGTTGAAGGCGAAATAATAAAAATAAAAAATCTCTCAGGAAGCTATGAAATATCATTTATTGATGAATTATTTGGAGTTACTTGTATGTTAGACAGTGTTTATGCAGTTCAACAAAAAGAAGAAATAAACAAATTGAAAGTTGGTAAAAACATAAAAATAAAAGG from Bacteroidota bacterium carries:
- a CDS encoding YceI family protein, producing MKKYIIAILSMTLFSLNILSQQVYIAKNGNINFISETSIENISAKNNQVVSFLKTKKGEINFGVLIKSFKFKNALMEEHFNENYMESDKFPKAKLNGHITNIKDINFGKEGIYSGIIEGKLNIHGISHEINATAQIEVLDKNIAASSTITVKPEDYNIEIPDLVKDKIAETITIKIDIIYEPYEK